In Pan paniscus chromosome 13, NHGRI_mPanPan1-v2.0_pri, whole genome shotgun sequence, one DNA window encodes the following:
- the LOC129397342 gene encoding ras-related protein Rab-6C: MSAGGDLGNPLRKFKLVFLGEQSVAKTSLITRFMYDSFDNTYQATIGIDFLSKTMYLEDGTIGLRLWDTAGQERLRSLIPRYIRDSAAAVVVYDITNVNSFQQTTKWIDDVRTERGSDVIITLVGNRTDLADKRQVSIEEGERKAKGLNVRFIETRAKAGYNVKQLFRRVAAASPGMESTQDRSREDMSDIKLEKPQEQPVSEGGCSCYSPMSSSTLPQKPPYSFIDCSVNIGLNLFPSLITFCNSSLLPVSWR; the protein is encoded by the coding sequence ATGTCCGCGGGCGGAGACCTCGGGAATCCGCTGAGGAAATTCAAGCTGGTGTTCCTGGGGGAGCAAAGCGTTGCAAAGACATCTTTGATCACCAGATTCATGTATGACAGTTTTGACAACACCTATCAGGCAACAATTGGCATTGACTTTTTATCAAAAACTATGTACTTGGAGGATGGAACAATCGGGCTTCGGCTGTGGGATACGGCGGGTCAGGAACGTCTCCGTAGCCTCATTCCCAGGTACATCCGTGATTCTGCTGCAGCTGTAGTAGTTTACGATATCACAAATGTTAACTCATTCCAGCAAACTACAAAGTGGATTGATGATGTCAGAACAGAAAGAGGAAGTGATGTTATCATCACGCTAGTAGGAAATAGAACAGATCTTGCTGACAAGAGGCAAGTGTCAattgaggagggagagaggaaagccaAAGGGCTGAATGTTAGGTTTATTGAAACTAGGGCAAAAGCTGGATACAATGTAAAGCAGCTCTTTCGACGTGTAGCAGCAGCTTCGCCGGGAATGGAAAGCACACAGGACAGAAGCAGAGAAGACATGAGTGACATAAAACTGGAAAAGCCTCAGGAGCAACCAGTCAGCGAAGGGGGTTGTTCCTGCTACTCTCCCATGTCATCTTCAACCCTTCCTCAGAAGCCCCCTTACTCTTTCATTGACTGCAGTGTGAATATTGGCTTGAACCTTTTCCCTTCATTAATAACGTTTTGCAATTCATCATTGCTCCCTGTCTCATGGAGATGA